Proteins encoded within one genomic window of Microbacterium soli:
- a CDS encoding sugar ABC transporter permease: protein MTATSTRDAERSAPAARRSSPPRRRSALRRRNTLIGWTFILPNFAGFAAFTLVPVLVLFYMAFTNWNIFGKADWVGLANFQRLVGDGSFRIALWNTVYYSLMHIPLTIVVSLGLALLLNNKLRGVAFFRTAAFFPYITSIVAIAVVWNLLFSPDYGPINAMLRMIGIENPPGWLTSKDWALPAVVIVSTWRDMGYYMILFLAGLQTVPRELHEAARMDGANTWQRFINVTVPSLRPTTFFVTVILTINSLKIFDLILVMTDGGPGQATLVLSHFIYRKGFEESQFGYASAAAVALFFLCILVTIGQFLWNRRRSES from the coding sequence ATGACAGCGACTTCCACGCGGGATGCCGAGCGGAGCGCCCCCGCCGCACGGCGGAGCTCCCCACCTCGGCGGCGGTCGGCGCTCCGGCGCCGGAACACCCTGATCGGCTGGACGTTCATCCTGCCGAACTTCGCCGGATTCGCGGCGTTCACGCTCGTGCCCGTGCTCGTGCTGTTCTACATGGCGTTCACGAACTGGAACATCTTCGGGAAGGCCGACTGGGTCGGTCTCGCGAACTTCCAGCGGCTCGTCGGCGACGGCAGCTTCCGCATCGCGCTGTGGAACACCGTCTACTACTCGCTCATGCACATCCCGTTGACGATCGTCGTGTCGCTCGGTCTCGCCCTGCTGCTGAACAACAAGCTGCGCGGGGTCGCCTTCTTCCGTACCGCGGCGTTCTTCCCGTACATCACCTCGATCGTCGCGATCGCCGTGGTGTGGAACCTGCTGTTCAGTCCCGACTACGGGCCGATCAACGCGATGCTGCGCATGATCGGGATCGAGAATCCGCCGGGATGGCTCACGTCCAAGGACTGGGCGCTGCCGGCGGTCGTGATCGTCAGCACCTGGCGGGACATGGGCTACTACATGATCCTGTTCCTGGCCGGGCTGCAGACCGTGCCCAGGGAGCTGCATGAGGCCGCCCGCATGGACGGGGCGAACACCTGGCAGCGGTTCATCAACGTCACGGTCCCGAGCCTGCGCCCGACGACGTTCTTCGTCACGGTCATCCTCACGATCAACTCGCTGAAGATCTTCGATCTGATCCTCGTGATGACCGACGGCGGGCCCGGACAGGCGACGCTCGTGCTCTCGCACTTCATCTACCGGAAGGGATTCGAGGAGTCGCAGTTCGGCTACGCCTCGGCCGCGGCGGTGGCACTGTTCTTCCTCTGCATCCTCGTGACCATCGGCCAGTTCCTCTGGAACAGAAGGCGGAGCGAATCATGA
- a CDS encoding carbohydrate ABC transporter permease: MTDTRLLVTGEDRLRRFASSPERRVGESGASRRIGRLLGYAALIVFAIGLLAPFAWMVLSSLKTANEVFSVPVVWWPETFVWQNYIDIWARADMLTWIRNTLLLAVVVTFLQVLTGSFAAYGFSRMRFPGRDVLFLAYIGTIAVPWQSYMIPQFILLSDLKVSNTLWAIILIQAFGAFGVFLMKQYYETIPEELSEAARIDGLSEYGIWRRIMVPLSVPAIASLTLLTFVNTWNDYLGPLIYLRDPGLWTIQLGLKSFVSNLFDTNYALLFAGLAISVLPIAVIFMAGQKYFVEGIATSGMKG, from the coding sequence ATGACCGACACCCGGCTCCTGGTCACGGGCGAGGATCGCCTGCGCCGGTTCGCCTCGTCGCCAGAGCGTCGTGTCGGAGAGTCCGGCGCGTCCCGCCGCATCGGCCGTCTGCTCGGATACGCGGCGCTCATCGTGTTCGCGATCGGGCTGCTCGCGCCGTTCGCGTGGATGGTGCTGAGCTCTCTGAAGACCGCCAACGAGGTGTTCTCCGTGCCCGTCGTGTGGTGGCCGGAGACGTTCGTCTGGCAGAACTACATCGACATCTGGGCCCGTGCCGACATGCTCACCTGGATCCGCAACACCCTGCTGCTGGCGGTCGTGGTCACCTTCCTGCAGGTGCTCACCGGGTCCTTCGCGGCGTACGGGTTCTCCCGGATGCGGTTCCCCGGCCGGGACGTGCTGTTCCTCGCCTACATCGGCACCATCGCCGTCCCGTGGCAGTCGTACATGATCCCGCAGTTCATCCTGCTGTCGGATCTGAAGGTGTCCAACACGCTGTGGGCGATCATCCTCATCCAGGCCTTCGGCGCCTTCGGGGTGTTCCTCATGAAGCAGTACTACGAGACCATCCCCGAAGAGCTCAGCGAGGCCGCGCGGATCGACGGGCTCAGCGAGTACGGCATCTGGCGGCGGATCATGGTCCCGCTGTCCGTCCCCGCCATCGCGAGTCTGACGCTGCTGACGTTCGTGAACACATGGAACGACTATCTCGGCCCGCTGATCTATCTGCGCGACCCCGGCCTGTGGACCATCCAGCTGGGACTGAAGAGCTTCGTCTCCAACCTGTTCGACACCAACTACGCGCTGCTGTTCGCCGGCCTGGCGATCTCGGTCCTCCCCATCGCCGTGATCTTCATGGCGGGGCAGAAGTACTTCGTCGAGGGCATCGCGACCAGTGGGATGAAGGGGTAG
- a CDS encoding ABC transporter substrate-binding protein, which yields MNRRILAAGSIAAVAALALTGCGGSADEPVDPSGDVSLSLSGWSLDTTPEFQALADAFHEQNPDITITLKEYDPTEYNTLVTADLAAGSGPDIITQKEVKFVTTFQEGGQLLDVSDVTLPDGIGGVDSYTVDGSVYAVPYRQDSWVLYYNKAMFDAAGVDYPDGSWTWEDFDAAAEQLADGTARGAYLHRWQSVVQGFANAQSDVSPLDGDYAHLKPYYERVLALQDDGATVDFNTSNANQLTYQGEFGTQKAAMLPMGTWYTATLIAQQASGEADDFEWGIAPAPQRDSSTTGTDSTPVTFGDPTGFGINAAVSDEKAAAAKKFLEFAAGEDAADVLAAIGITPAYTSDAVTETYFAVEGAPTDDLSKFAWSTHTVRAENPTSSRTAAIQGILGDMHTAILSGSTPVDEAIQEAEDRVANEVA from the coding sequence ATGAACAGAAGGATTCTCGCCGCCGGCAGCATCGCCGCTGTCGCGGCACTCGCCCTGACCGGCTGCGGCGGAAGCGCCGACGAGCCGGTCGACCCGTCCGGAGACGTGTCGCTGTCCCTGTCGGGCTGGAGCCTCGACACGACACCGGAGTTCCAGGCGCTCGCCGATGCGTTCCACGAGCAGAACCCCGACATCACGATCACCCTCAAGGAGTACGACCCCACCGAGTACAACACGCTCGTCACGGCCGATCTGGCGGCGGGCTCCGGGCCCGACATCATCACGCAGAAGGAGGTCAAGTTCGTCACCACCTTCCAGGAGGGCGGCCAGCTGCTGGACGTCTCCGATGTGACGCTGCCCGACGGCATCGGCGGCGTCGACTCCTACACGGTCGACGGCTCCGTGTACGCCGTGCCGTACCGACAGGACTCCTGGGTGCTGTACTACAACAAGGCGATGTTCGATGCGGCCGGCGTCGATTACCCGGACGGCAGCTGGACGTGGGAGGACTTCGACGCGGCGGCGGAGCAGCTCGCGGACGGCACCGCCAGGGGCGCCTACCTGCACCGCTGGCAGTCGGTCGTGCAGGGCTTCGCGAACGCGCAGAGCGACGTCAGCCCGCTGGACGGCGACTATGCGCACCTGAAGCCGTACTACGAGCGGGTGCTGGCGCTGCAGGACGACGGCGCGACCGTCGACTTCAACACCTCGAACGCCAATCAGCTCACCTACCAGGGCGAGTTCGGCACTCAGAAGGCGGCCATGCTGCCGATGGGCACCTGGTACACGGCCACGCTGATCGCTCAGCAGGCGTCCGGTGAGGCGGACGACTTCGAGTGGGGCATCGCCCCCGCGCCGCAGCGGGACTCGTCCACGACGGGCACGGACAGCACACCGGTCACCTTCGGCGACCCGACCGGCTTCGGCATCAACGCCGCCGTCTCCGATGAGAAGGCCGCTGCGGCCAAGAAGTTCCTGGAGTTCGCAGCCGGAGAGGACGCAGCCGACGTGCTCGCGGCGATCGGCATCACCCCCGCGTACACCTCGGATGCCGTGACCGAGACGTACTTCGCCGTCGAGGGCGCGCCGACCGACGACCTGTCCAAGTTCGCGTGGTCCACGCACACGGTGCGGGCGGAGAACCCCACTTCGAGCAGGACCGCGGCGATCCAGGGCATCCTGGGCGACATGCACACCGCGATCCTGTCCGGCTCGACACCCGTGGACGAGGCCATCCAGGAGGCGGAGGACCGCGTCGCCAACGAGGTCGCCTGA
- a CDS encoding hydroxyacid dehydrogenase: MPSSRPRAHAIMSAEAFELLFDDARRRRFADLADVRAPMHIVDPADPALDTVLAEAEVLVTSWGAPRFDAALLRRMPRLRAVFHAAGSVRTLVSEEFWQRGVRITTAADANAVPVAEFTLATILLTGKRALVHVHAAPSAQKPWGGNLREDALGNLDRTIGIVGFSRVGRRVVDLLRPFPGLRTLVADPFADAEEVTAAGARLMPLHEMLPLVDVLSLHAPALPSTHHMIGAAQLAALRTGATVINTARGALLDHDALAAECRTGRLDAVLDVTDPEPLPPESPLLTMPNVIITPHLAGSLGSETRRLTDSALDELEAYTRGTAPHHPMDSASLTRSA, encoded by the coding sequence ATGCCCTCATCCCGCCCCCGGGCGCACGCGATCATGTCGGCGGAGGCGTTCGAGCTGCTGTTCGACGACGCGCGGCGCCGCCGATTCGCCGACCTCGCCGACGTCCGTGCGCCGATGCACATCGTCGACCCCGCCGACCCCGCCCTGGACACGGTGCTCGCGGAGGCCGAGGTGCTCGTTACCTCCTGGGGCGCACCGCGCTTCGACGCGGCGCTGCTGCGGCGGATGCCCCGCCTGCGCGCGGTCTTCCACGCCGCCGGCAGTGTCCGCACCCTCGTCTCCGAGGAGTTCTGGCAGCGCGGTGTGCGCATCACCACCGCAGCCGACGCCAACGCCGTGCCCGTCGCGGAGTTCACCCTCGCCACCATCCTGCTGACGGGCAAGCGCGCGCTGGTGCACGTGCACGCCGCCCCCTCGGCGCAGAAGCCCTGGGGCGGGAACCTGCGCGAGGACGCGCTCGGGAACCTGGACCGCACGATCGGCATCGTCGGCTTCTCCCGCGTCGGCCGACGCGTCGTCGATCTGCTGCGTCCGTTTCCGGGGCTGCGGACGCTCGTCGCCGACCCGTTCGCCGATGCGGAGGAGGTGACCGCCGCCGGTGCGCGGCTGATGCCGCTGCACGAGATGCTCCCACTGGTGGACGTGCTCTCGCTGCACGCGCCGGCGCTGCCGTCGACGCACCACATGATCGGCGCCGCGCAGCTGGCCGCCCTGCGCACGGGGGCGACGGTGATCAACACCGCCCGCGGCGCTCTGCTGGACCACGACGCGCTGGCCGCGGAGTGCCGCACGGGCCGCCTCGACGCCGTCCTGGATGTGACCGATCCCGAGCCCCTGCCGCCGGAATCCCCTCTGCTGACGATGCCCAACGTGATCATCACACCGCACCTGGCCGGGTCGCTCGGCTCCGAGACGCGCCGGCTGACCGACTCCGCCCTCGACGAGCTGGAGGCATACACCCGGGGCACCGCGCCGCACCATCCGATGGACTCCGCCTCGCTGACGCGCAGCGCCTGA
- a CDS encoding DUF624 domain-containing protein, translating to MHRIAHDTWASILGVLHLGLMVNLMVLVTAFPLVALLMTTDPAHSWPLLAVAAPPAMPALTAAFATFRAHGDGETQVVSTFLRAWRATLRASVLLGLVLVGVLVVLLVDVRALSDTAASVVLVPVLLVLAVLTAVSGMLAAVALAEAPRARLRDLLRAGLHLGLRRWPLQVISFLALGVQLGVFTTMPAVAIGITAAPALYIVWANGRHCLRAVLEPAPDGPDARAENALRA from the coding sequence ATGCATCGCATCGCGCATGACACCTGGGCATCCATCCTCGGGGTGCTGCACCTGGGTCTGATGGTGAACCTGATGGTGCTGGTGACCGCGTTCCCGCTGGTCGCACTGCTGATGACCACGGATCCGGCGCACTCCTGGCCGCTGCTGGCCGTGGCCGCGCCGCCGGCGATGCCCGCGCTGACGGCCGCGTTCGCGACCTTCCGCGCGCACGGGGACGGTGAGACGCAGGTGGTGAGCACCTTCCTGCGGGCGTGGCGGGCGACCCTGCGCGCCTCGGTGCTGCTGGGGCTCGTGCTCGTCGGTGTCCTCGTCGTGCTGCTCGTCGACGTGCGCGCCCTGTCCGACACGGCGGCATCCGTCGTCCTCGTGCCGGTGCTGCTGGTCCTGGCGGTGCTGACGGCGGTGTCCGGGATGCTCGCCGCCGTCGCGCTCGCCGAGGCTCCTCGTGCCCGGCTGCGGGACCTCCTGCGCGCGGGACTGCACCTGGGTCTGCGTCGCTGGCCGCTGCAGGTGATCTCGTTCCTCGCACTGGGCGTGCAGCTCGGCGTGTTCACGACCATGCCGGCGGTCGCCATCGGGATCACCGCCGCACCCGCGCTGTACATCGTGTGGGCCAACGGTCGTCACTGTCTGCGCGCCGTGCTGGAGCCCGCGCCCGATGGGCCGGATGCCCGTGCTGAGAACGCGCTGCGGGCGTGA
- a CDS encoding DUF2264 domain-containing protein has protein sequence MTRSALPPERSPLRDGSRDTLVAFADRMLRGAAAWASPGFARITPPGGPGGYGTDVDGLEGFARTFLLAGFRIIGARGVGVDGLIHDYSRGITTGVDPDSPERWVRLDEHPQAKVEAASIALVLDMTRPWVWDRLDELTKRRVIDYLSPAVGDDTYPRNNWVWFRIVVQTFLRSVGGPWSAEDIAADLARHDSFARGDGWLSDGDDRNYDHYVGWALHLYPVLWSRMQGADEIAPERFSGDVAALDAYLQDAVHLVGADGGPLIEGRSLIYRFAAAAPFWVGVIAGVPSTDPGTLRRTAMSILAHFDEHGAPDEDDLLTLGWHGPWRRLAQGYSGPASPYWAAKGMLGLALPADHPVWAACDPQPFSDDLRAVVPAGWIVSGTASDGIVRVINHGTDHSRPGLPTGDSPLYARMGYSTVTAPLLNGDAWGEPLEQSVALVDAAGRATHRAGFTALDVQEDGRVAVAASTGRVHWIAPAPEQTRHGAGIVGELTPAGRITTWSIVRGAWEVRIVRVEEREDAAAGAQLRIGGWVLAGEPGQVQATASADAASVRLDGLRSVVVPLTPGFRTAVARRADASPLGPDAAVPVVVAEPRSGERVAVAVLLTRTPGQAASVPSLRLDADTANVQWPDGLRTTSRLEPPPGRAAASEAD, from the coding sequence GTGACCCGCTCAGCTCTGCCGCCGGAGCGCAGTCCGCTGCGCGACGGATCCCGCGACACGCTGGTCGCGTTCGCGGACCGGATGCTGCGGGGTGCGGCGGCGTGGGCGTCACCGGGCTTCGCCCGGATCACTCCTCCGGGCGGGCCCGGCGGGTACGGCACGGACGTCGACGGCCTCGAGGGCTTCGCACGCACGTTCCTGCTGGCGGGATTCCGCATCATCGGCGCACGCGGCGTCGGTGTGGACGGACTGATCCACGACTACTCCCGCGGCATCACGACGGGTGTCGACCCGGACTCCCCCGAGCGCTGGGTGCGGCTGGACGAGCATCCGCAGGCCAAGGTCGAGGCGGCGTCCATCGCGCTCGTCCTCGACATGACCAGGCCGTGGGTCTGGGACCGGCTCGACGAGCTCACGAAGCGGCGCGTGATCGACTACCTGTCGCCGGCCGTGGGCGACGACACCTACCCGCGCAACAACTGGGTGTGGTTCCGCATCGTCGTGCAGACGTTCCTGCGATCGGTCGGGGGACCCTGGTCGGCGGAGGACATCGCCGCCGACCTCGCCCGGCACGACTCGTTCGCCCGCGGCGACGGCTGGCTGTCCGACGGAGACGACCGCAACTACGACCACTACGTGGGCTGGGCCCTGCACCTCTACCCGGTGCTGTGGTCGCGCATGCAGGGGGCGGACGAGATCGCGCCCGAGCGCTTCTCCGGCGACGTCGCCGCGCTGGACGCGTACCTGCAGGACGCCGTGCACCTGGTCGGTGCGGACGGCGGGCCGCTCATCGAGGGGCGCAGCCTCATCTACCGCTTCGCCGCCGCCGCGCCGTTCTGGGTCGGCGTGATCGCCGGTGTGCCCTCCACGGATCCCGGCACGCTGCGGCGCACGGCGATGAGCATCCTCGCCCATTTCGACGAGCACGGCGCACCCGATGAGGACGACCTGCTGACGCTCGGATGGCACGGGCCGTGGCGGCGCCTCGCGCAGGGATACTCCGGTCCCGCCTCGCCGTACTGGGCGGCGAAGGGGATGCTGGGTCTCGCGCTGCCCGCCGATCATCCCGTGTGGGCCGCATGCGATCCACAGCCCTTCTCGGACGACCTGCGCGCGGTCGTGCCGGCGGGATGGATCGTCTCGGGAACGGCATCCGACGGCATCGTACGGGTGATCAACCACGGCACCGACCACTCGCGTCCCGGGTTGCCGACCGGCGACTCGCCGCTGTATGCGCGGATGGGCTATTCCACCGTCACCGCACCGCTGCTGAACGGAGACGCCTGGGGCGAGCCGCTCGAGCAGTCCGTCGCCCTCGTGGACGCCGCCGGGCGGGCCACGCACCGCGCCGGATTCACCGCGCTGGACGTGCAGGAGGACGGCCGGGTCGCCGTGGCGGCGTCCACCGGACGTGTGCACTGGATCGCCCCGGCGCCCGAGCAGACGCGCCATGGCGCGGGGATCGTCGGTGAGCTCACGCCCGCCGGGCGGATCACCACCTGGTCGATCGTCCGGGGTGCGTGGGAGGTGCGCATCGTGCGCGTCGAGGAGCGGGAGGACGCCGCGGCAGGAGCGCAGCTGCGGATAGGCGGTTGGGTGCTGGCCGGCGAGCCCGGACAGGTGCAGGCGACGGCCTCCGCGGACGCGGCGTCCGTCCGCCTCGACGGTCTGCGCAGCGTCGTCGTGCCCCTCACGCCCGGCTTCCGCACCGCCGTCGCGCGGCGCGCGGACGCCAGTCCGCTCGGCCCGGACGCCGCTGTCCCGGTCGTCGTGGCAGAGCCCCGAAGCGGAGAGCGGGTCGCCGTGGCCGTGCTGCTCACGCGCACGCCCGGGCAGGCGGCATCCGTCCCGTCCCTGCGGCTCGACGCCGACACGGCGAACGTGCAGTGGCCGGACGGGCTGCGCACGACCAGCCGGCTCGAACCGCCGCCGGGCCGCGCCGCGGCATCCGAGGCGGACTGA
- a CDS encoding substrate-binding domain-containing protein, with protein MTDSANRPVFGIARRERIMDELRVAGAVRVADLAREFGVSELTIRRDIGELADRGLVTRVHGGATLRSRLDTTVAPHAASGGPRYRVGIVVPSLSYYWPQVVIGARAAATELGVQLVLRGSSYEAADQRRQISSLVESGGFHGLIIAPENQGPDGHALLSWLEQLPIPVVLVERRAPASLALTRLEWVTTDHVFGGYLAASHLASLGHRSVGILTSAQSPTSWQLRRGWAQAVEELGLQATIDLNASLDTLEGPERADFVDSLLDQVRGSGTSAMLIHSDPQALLVQQNALDRGWSLPEDLSIVAYDDEVAENGALPISALRPPKQHVGRRAVELMLARLVEGAARPVERVQVVPVLHARESTATR; from the coding sequence ATGACCGATTCAGCGAACCGTCCCGTGTTCGGGATCGCGCGACGTGAGCGGATCATGGACGAGCTGCGCGTGGCGGGCGCCGTGCGCGTGGCGGATCTGGCACGCGAGTTCGGGGTGTCGGAGCTGACCATCCGCCGCGACATCGGCGAGCTCGCCGACCGCGGCCTGGTCACCAGGGTGCACGGCGGTGCGACGCTGCGCAGCCGTCTGGACACGACCGTCGCCCCGCATGCGGCCTCCGGCGGCCCCCGATACCGCGTCGGCATCGTCGTCCCGTCACTGAGCTACTACTGGCCTCAGGTGGTGATCGGCGCGCGTGCGGCGGCGACGGAGCTCGGGGTGCAGCTGGTGCTGCGCGGATCGAGCTATGAGGCCGCCGATCAGCGCAGGCAGATCAGCTCGCTGGTGGAATCCGGCGGCTTCCACGGCCTCATCATCGCACCCGAGAATCAGGGTCCGGACGGGCATGCGCTGCTGAGCTGGCTGGAGCAGCTGCCCATCCCCGTCGTGCTCGTCGAGCGGCGGGCGCCGGCGTCCCTCGCGCTGACGCGGCTGGAGTGGGTGACCACGGATCACGTCTTCGGCGGCTACCTCGCCGCATCGCATCTGGCGAGCCTGGGACATCGATCGGTCGGCATCCTCACCTCCGCGCAGTCGCCGACGTCCTGGCAGCTGCGCCGGGGCTGGGCGCAGGCCGTGGAGGAGCTGGGGCTGCAGGCGACGATCGATCTGAACGCCTCGTTGGACACCCTGGAGGGGCCCGAGCGCGCGGACTTCGTGGATTCGCTGCTCGATCAGGTGCGCGGCAGCGGCACGTCGGCCATGCTCATCCATTCCGATCCGCAGGCGCTGCTCGTGCAGCAGAACGCACTCGATCGCGGCTGGTCGCTGCCCGAGGACCTGTCGATCGTCGCGTACGACGACGAGGTCGCCGAGAACGGCGCCCTGCCCATCTCGGCGCTGCGTCCGCCCAAGCAGCACGTCGGTCGGCGCGCCGTCGAGCTGATGCTGGCGCGACTCGTGGAGGGGGCGGCGCGTCCTGTCGAGCGCGTGCAGGTCGTTCCGGTGCTGCACGCCAGGGAGTCGACGGCCACCAGATGA
- a CDS encoding heparinase II/III family protein, which yields MLIQRGALRDLWSRTGDTARPPTVPRSADREFWDGLDGPARTTLLAEADRSRDEEWPGLRLSDWSAFARTGDRAAYERSLFLRDRRTRLAVLAAAIDPTESRLLEAADGLWLTCEQGAWCWPAHDDVFARGLRVPDGQHPFVDLGAGEEAALVAWSVLLIGDGLERVAPGLCERLTAQVRERVLEPFLARAWHWEGTEDRVHNWAPWIHGNLLVAAMAFAEPDLRERVLARCVDGLDRYLAQLPADGAIDEGFGYWWQGAGRAFDALALLDPLTGGAIVASIRGGALRGVGELARFPQRMRLGPGWFASFADAEARADDGTPWHVLFRAAELCAQPETATFALAERGERPLCGLDDGVHAGLGRMLAELSDVRSGALSGAGRQPGAVAVREDVLLPSIGVGIRERSGVTVVVKSGHNDENHNHNDLGSFSVAVDGIPLLPDLGRATYRAETFSDRRYELWNMRSDWHSAPWPRGRVQLPGRRWRADAEAVDDGWRLDLTSAYPGGERWIRTVRLTGNGLIVRDEGDAIADPTTRIVVVCAGVPRRTGGGVLVPGRHGSRGLLLTFDDADAEFETVDVDDPYLHRSWGARVTRMLFAPASGTMWEMRGEAR from the coding sequence ATGCTGATCCAGCGCGGCGCGCTGCGCGACCTGTGGTCCCGCACCGGGGATACGGCGCGCCCGCCGACGGTGCCGAGGTCGGCCGACCGCGAGTTCTGGGACGGGCTGGACGGTCCGGCGCGAACGACGCTCCTCGCGGAGGCGGACCGGTCCCGCGACGAGGAGTGGCCCGGGCTGAGACTGTCCGATTGGTCGGCCTTTGCCCGCACCGGGGACCGAGCGGCGTACGAGCGATCCCTCTTCCTGCGCGACCGACGGACGCGACTGGCGGTCCTCGCCGCGGCGATCGACCCGACCGAGTCCCGCCTGCTCGAGGCGGCCGACGGGCTATGGCTCACGTGCGAGCAGGGCGCCTGGTGCTGGCCCGCGCACGACGACGTCTTCGCCCGGGGTCTGCGGGTGCCCGACGGGCAGCATCCGTTCGTCGATCTCGGCGCGGGGGAGGAGGCCGCGCTGGTGGCCTGGTCCGTGCTGCTGATCGGCGACGGGCTGGAGCGCGTCGCGCCCGGGCTGTGCGAACGACTGACCGCGCAGGTGCGCGAGCGCGTGCTCGAGCCGTTCCTCGCACGCGCGTGGCACTGGGAGGGCACGGAGGATCGCGTGCACAACTGGGCGCCGTGGATCCACGGGAACCTCCTCGTGGCGGCCATGGCGTTCGCCGAGCCGGACCTGCGCGAGCGCGTCCTCGCGCGCTGCGTGGACGGGCTGGACCGCTATCTCGCCCAGCTGCCCGCCGACGGCGCCATCGACGAGGGATTCGGCTACTGGTGGCAGGGGGCGGGCCGGGCATTCGACGCTCTGGCGCTGCTGGACCCCCTCACCGGCGGAGCGATCGTGGCGTCGATCCGCGGCGGTGCTCTCCGCGGCGTCGGAGAGCTGGCGCGCTTCCCGCAGCGGATGCGGCTCGGTCCGGGCTGGTTCGCCAGTTTCGCGGATGCCGAGGCGAGGGCCGACGACGGGACCCCCTGGCATGTGCTGTTCCGCGCGGCCGAGCTGTGCGCGCAGCCGGAGACCGCTACCTTCGCCCTCGCCGAGCGTGGCGAGCGGCCGCTGTGCGGGCTCGACGACGGTGTGCACGCGGGGCTCGGGCGGATGCTCGCCGAGCTCTCGGATGTGCGCTCGGGCGCGCTGAGCGGCGCGGGTCGGCAACCGGGGGCCGTTGCGGTACGGGAGGATGTCCTCCTGCCGTCGATCGGTGTCGGCATCCGGGAGCGTTCCGGCGTGACGGTCGTGGTCAAGAGCGGACACAACGACGAGAACCACAACCACAACGACCTCGGATCCTTCTCCGTCGCCGTCGATGGCATCCCGCTCCTGCCGGATCTCGGACGGGCGACCTACCGCGCCGAGACGTTCTCCGATCGGCGCTACGAGCTGTGGAACATGCGCAGCGACTGGCATTCCGCGCCGTGGCCGCGAGGGCGCGTGCAGCTGCCCGGTCGGCGTTGGCGCGCCGACGCCGAGGCCGTCGATGACGGATGGCGGCTCGACCTGACCTCCGCCTACCCCGGAGGGGAGCGCTGGATCCGCACCGTGCGGCTGACCGGGAACGGACTGATCGTGCGCGACGAGGGCGACGCGATCGCGGACCCGACCACCCGCATCGTCGTGGTGTGCGCGGGAGTTCCCCGGCGCACCGGCGGCGGTGTGCTCGTCCCCGGCCGGCACGGGTCGCGCGGCCTGCTGCTGACGTTCGACGACGCCGATGCGGAGTTCGAGACCGTGGACGTCGACGACCCGTATCTGCACCGCTCCTGGGGTGCGCGGGTGACGCGGATGCTGTTCGCACCGGCATCCGGGACGATGTGGGAGATGAGGGGAGAGGCACGATGA